The proteins below come from a single Chiloscyllium punctatum isolate Juve2018m chromosome 22, sChiPun1.3, whole genome shotgun sequence genomic window:
- the LOC140493535 gene encoding tryptophan 5-hydroxylase 1 isoform X3, whose protein sequence is MGRICMSAVDKSWRVSLKINKSNFNKIEENKENKENCNVSVERGRVAVVFSLKNEVGGLAKALKLFQEKHVNLVHIESRKSKRRNSEFEIFMDCDSNREQLNEIIQILKSHVNVVTLNPPENSYAHSGDVQIYSLNVDEMETPWFPKKISDLDKCANRVLMYGSDLDADHPGFKDNVYRKRRKYFADLAMAYKHGEPIPRVEFTEEEVKTWGTVFRELTKLYPTHACREYLKNLPLLTKYCGYREDNIPQLEDVSRFLKERTGFTIRPVAGYLSPRDFLAGLAFRVFHCTQYVRHSSDPLYTPEPDTCHELMGHVPLLAEPSFAQFSQEIGLASLGASDEAVQKLATCYFFTVEFGLCKQDGQLRVYGAGLLSSVSELKYSLSGNSKVKPFDPKVTCKQECLITTFQDVYFVSESFEDAKEKMREFAKTIKRPFSVRYNPYTQTVDVLKDTKSITNVVRELRQELDIVSDALSRINKQFGI, encoded by the exons ATCAACAAATCGAATTTCAATAAAATTGAAGAGAATAAGGAGAATAAAGAGAATTGCAATGTGTCTGTAGAACGGGGACGAGTTGCTGTGGTCTTCTCACTCAAAAATGAAGTCGGCGGGCTTGCGAAAGCACTGAAACTCTTCCAG gaaaaacatgTGAATCTAGTTCACATCGAATCTCGAAAATCTAAGCGAAGGAATTCTGAGTTTGAGATTTTCATGGATTGTGACAGTAACCGAGAACAACTCAATGAAATCATCCAAATTTTGAAAAGTCATGTTAATGTGGTCACCCTGAATCCACCTGAAAACTCCTATGCACACAGTGGTG ATGTACAAATTTATTCCCTTAATGTTGATG AAATGGAAACTCCTTGGTTTCCAAAGAAGATTTCTGATCTGGACAAATGTGCGAACCGGGTGCTAATGTATGGCTCAGACCTGGATGCAGATCATCCG GGATTCAAAGACAATGTCTACCGAAAAAGGAGAAAATACTTTGCAGATCTGGCCATGGCATACAAACA TGGTGAGCCTATTCCACGGGTGGAATTCACAGAGGAAGAAGTGAAGACTTGGGGCACAGTTTTCCGAGAGCTGACCAAGCTGTATCCAACCCATGCCTGCAGAGAATATTTGAAGAATTTGCCTCTGCTGACAAAGTATTGTGGCTATAGGGAGGATAATATTCCGCAGTTGGAGGATGTATCCAGGTTCCTAAAAG AAAGGACTGGGTTCACTATACGACCAGTAGCTGGTTATCTGTCTCCCCGAGATTTCCTGGCTGGTCTGGCATTTCGGGTGTTCCACTGTACTCAATATGTGAGACACAGCTCAGATCCCCTCTACACCCCTGAACC TGACACATGCCATGAGCTGATGGGACACGTTCCTCTTCTGGCTGAACCGAGTTTTGCTCAGTTTTCCCAGGAGATTGGCTTGGCTTCTCTGGGAGCTTCTGATGAAGCAGTTCAGAAACTAGCCACA TGCTATTTTTTTACTGTGGAATTTGGTTTGTGTAAGCAAGATGGCCAACTCAGAGTCTATGGAGCTGGTCTGCTATCTTCTGTCAGTGAACTGAAG TACTCACTCTCAGGAAATTCCAAAGTGAAGCCTTTCGATCCAAAAGTCACTTGCAAGCAGGAGTGTCTCATCACTACATTCCAAGATGTCTACTTTGTTTCAGAAAGTTTTGAAGATGCCAAAGAGAAGATGAG GGAATTTGCAAAGACCATCAAGCGCCCATTCAGTGTGAGGtacaatccatacacacagactgTGGACGTTCTGAAGGACACCAAGAGCATCACAAACGTTGTGAGGGAACTTCGACAGGAGCTTGATATTGTTTCAGATGCCCTCAGCAGGATCAACAAGCAATTTGGCATCTAA
- the LOC140493535 gene encoding tryptophan 5-hydroxylase 1 isoform X1 — protein MYSNRLEGPRRGRSFESVNSGMDEKHLNNEINKSNFNKIEENKENKENCNVSVERGRVAVVFSLKNEVGGLAKALKLFQEKHVNLVHIESRKSKRRNSEFEIFMDCDSNREQLNEIIQILKSHVNVVTLNPPENSYAHSGDVQIYSLNVDEMETPWFPKKISDLDKCANRVLMYGSDLDADHPGFKDNVYRKRRKYFADLAMAYKHGEPIPRVEFTEEEVKTWGTVFRELTKLYPTHACREYLKNLPLLTKYCGYREDNIPQLEDVSRFLKERTGFTIRPVAGYLSPRDFLAGLAFRVFHCTQYVRHSSDPLYTPEPDTCHELMGHVPLLAEPSFAQFSQEIGLASLGASDEAVQKLATCYFFTVEFGLCKQDGQLRVYGAGLLSSVSELKYSLSGNSKVKPFDPKVTCKQECLITTFQDVYFVSESFEDAKEKMREFAKTIKRPFSVRYNPYTQTVDVLKDTKSITNVVRELRQELDIVSDALSRINKQFGI, from the exons ATCAACAAATCGAATTTCAATAAAATTGAAGAGAATAAGGAGAATAAAGAGAATTGCAATGTGTCTGTAGAACGGGGACGAGTTGCTGTGGTCTTCTCACTCAAAAATGAAGTCGGCGGGCTTGCGAAAGCACTGAAACTCTTCCAG gaaaaacatgTGAATCTAGTTCACATCGAATCTCGAAAATCTAAGCGAAGGAATTCTGAGTTTGAGATTTTCATGGATTGTGACAGTAACCGAGAACAACTCAATGAAATCATCCAAATTTTGAAAAGTCATGTTAATGTGGTCACCCTGAATCCACCTGAAAACTCCTATGCACACAGTGGTG ATGTACAAATTTATTCCCTTAATGTTGATG AAATGGAAACTCCTTGGTTTCCAAAGAAGATTTCTGATCTGGACAAATGTGCGAACCGGGTGCTAATGTATGGCTCAGACCTGGATGCAGATCATCCG GGATTCAAAGACAATGTCTACCGAAAAAGGAGAAAATACTTTGCAGATCTGGCCATGGCATACAAACA TGGTGAGCCTATTCCACGGGTGGAATTCACAGAGGAAGAAGTGAAGACTTGGGGCACAGTTTTCCGAGAGCTGACCAAGCTGTATCCAACCCATGCCTGCAGAGAATATTTGAAGAATTTGCCTCTGCTGACAAAGTATTGTGGCTATAGGGAGGATAATATTCCGCAGTTGGAGGATGTATCCAGGTTCCTAAAAG AAAGGACTGGGTTCACTATACGACCAGTAGCTGGTTATCTGTCTCCCCGAGATTTCCTGGCTGGTCTGGCATTTCGGGTGTTCCACTGTACTCAATATGTGAGACACAGCTCAGATCCCCTCTACACCCCTGAACC TGACACATGCCATGAGCTGATGGGACACGTTCCTCTTCTGGCTGAACCGAGTTTTGCTCAGTTTTCCCAGGAGATTGGCTTGGCTTCTCTGGGAGCTTCTGATGAAGCAGTTCAGAAACTAGCCACA TGCTATTTTTTTACTGTGGAATTTGGTTTGTGTAAGCAAGATGGCCAACTCAGAGTCTATGGAGCTGGTCTGCTATCTTCTGTCAGTGAACTGAAG TACTCACTCTCAGGAAATTCCAAAGTGAAGCCTTTCGATCCAAAAGTCACTTGCAAGCAGGAGTGTCTCATCACTACATTCCAAGATGTCTACTTTGTTTCAGAAAGTTTTGAAGATGCCAAAGAGAAGATGAG GGAATTTGCAAAGACCATCAAGCGCCCATTCAGTGTGAGGtacaatccatacacacagactgTGGACGTTCTGAAGGACACCAAGAGCATCACAAACGTTGTGAGGGAACTTCGACAGGAGCTTGATATTGTTTCAGATGCCCTCAGCAGGATCAACAAGCAATTTGGCATCTAA
- the LOC140493535 gene encoding tryptophan 5-hydroxylase 1 isoform X2, translated as MYSNRLEGPRRGRSFESVNSGMDEKHLNNEINKSNFNKIEENKENKENCNVSVERGRVAVVFSLKNEVGGLAKALKLFQEKHVNLVHIESRKSKRRNSEFEIFMDCDSNREQLNEIIQILKSHVNVVTLNPPENSYAHSGEMETPWFPKKISDLDKCANRVLMYGSDLDADHPGFKDNVYRKRRKYFADLAMAYKHGEPIPRVEFTEEEVKTWGTVFRELTKLYPTHACREYLKNLPLLTKYCGYREDNIPQLEDVSRFLKERTGFTIRPVAGYLSPRDFLAGLAFRVFHCTQYVRHSSDPLYTPEPDTCHELMGHVPLLAEPSFAQFSQEIGLASLGASDEAVQKLATCYFFTVEFGLCKQDGQLRVYGAGLLSSVSELKYSLSGNSKVKPFDPKVTCKQECLITTFQDVYFVSESFEDAKEKMREFAKTIKRPFSVRYNPYTQTVDVLKDTKSITNVVRELRQELDIVSDALSRINKQFGI; from the exons ATCAACAAATCGAATTTCAATAAAATTGAAGAGAATAAGGAGAATAAAGAGAATTGCAATGTGTCTGTAGAACGGGGACGAGTTGCTGTGGTCTTCTCACTCAAAAATGAAGTCGGCGGGCTTGCGAAAGCACTGAAACTCTTCCAG gaaaaacatgTGAATCTAGTTCACATCGAATCTCGAAAATCTAAGCGAAGGAATTCTGAGTTTGAGATTTTCATGGATTGTGACAGTAACCGAGAACAACTCAATGAAATCATCCAAATTTTGAAAAGTCATGTTAATGTGGTCACCCTGAATCCACCTGAAAACTCCTATGCACACAGTGGTG AAATGGAAACTCCTTGGTTTCCAAAGAAGATTTCTGATCTGGACAAATGTGCGAACCGGGTGCTAATGTATGGCTCAGACCTGGATGCAGATCATCCG GGATTCAAAGACAATGTCTACCGAAAAAGGAGAAAATACTTTGCAGATCTGGCCATGGCATACAAACA TGGTGAGCCTATTCCACGGGTGGAATTCACAGAGGAAGAAGTGAAGACTTGGGGCACAGTTTTCCGAGAGCTGACCAAGCTGTATCCAACCCATGCCTGCAGAGAATATTTGAAGAATTTGCCTCTGCTGACAAAGTATTGTGGCTATAGGGAGGATAATATTCCGCAGTTGGAGGATGTATCCAGGTTCCTAAAAG AAAGGACTGGGTTCACTATACGACCAGTAGCTGGTTATCTGTCTCCCCGAGATTTCCTGGCTGGTCTGGCATTTCGGGTGTTCCACTGTACTCAATATGTGAGACACAGCTCAGATCCCCTCTACACCCCTGAACC TGACACATGCCATGAGCTGATGGGACACGTTCCTCTTCTGGCTGAACCGAGTTTTGCTCAGTTTTCCCAGGAGATTGGCTTGGCTTCTCTGGGAGCTTCTGATGAAGCAGTTCAGAAACTAGCCACA TGCTATTTTTTTACTGTGGAATTTGGTTTGTGTAAGCAAGATGGCCAACTCAGAGTCTATGGAGCTGGTCTGCTATCTTCTGTCAGTGAACTGAAG TACTCACTCTCAGGAAATTCCAAAGTGAAGCCTTTCGATCCAAAAGTCACTTGCAAGCAGGAGTGTCTCATCACTACATTCCAAGATGTCTACTTTGTTTCAGAAAGTTTTGAAGATGCCAAAGAGAAGATGAG GGAATTTGCAAAGACCATCAAGCGCCCATTCAGTGTGAGGtacaatccatacacacagactgTGGACGTTCTGAAGGACACCAAGAGCATCACAAACGTTGTGAGGGAACTTCGACAGGAGCTTGATATTGTTTCAGATGCCCTCAGCAGGATCAACAAGCAATTTGGCATCTAA